A window of the Isosphaera pallida ATCC 43644 genome harbors these coding sequences:
- a CDS encoding DUF1501 domain-containing protein, which translates to MLIPRFKTASIPTASPAHSPMVRLDRRGFLWQFGGGLGGIALASLLGQDGWIAGAESTGLSSRTERRISDGLHHPARAKRVVQLFMSGAASQVDTFDYKPELIRRHGERFDPGGKIELFQSNPGKVMRSPWKFRPRGECGRFVSDLLPELGGCVDDLCFLHAMTSKSNVHGPATFLQATGFVNPGFPAAGAWISLALGSDNQDLPTFVVLPDQRGFAPNGPANWSSGFLPAAHQGVMIRPSAARPILDLHPPEEAGLDPATDRAGLDLLDTLNRAHQSQRPGDSRLDARIASYELAARLQLAAPEALDVTNESPATRRAYGLDDETTADFGRNCLIARRLLERGVRFVQVWNGADNGFPRRNWDSHEDLARDHAIMGRSLDQPAAALIRDLKARGLLDETIVVWCTEFGRMPCSQGTLGRDHNPHGFTVFVAGGGFKGGIAYGQTDEWSYRAVEHPTTIHDLHATILHLLGIDHTRLTVRHNGINRRLTDVHGEVLFSLLNSEPQKAVVDGSRDQG; encoded by the coding sequence ATGCTCATTCCACGCTTCAAAACGGCGTCGATCCCCACGGCTTCGCCCGCACACTCGCCAATGGTGAGGCTCGACCGTCGCGGCTTCCTCTGGCAATTCGGGGGCGGTTTGGGAGGGATCGCGCTGGCGTCTTTGTTGGGCCAGGACGGATGGATCGCCGGAGCCGAATCGACCGGCCTATCCTCTCGGACGGAACGGCGAATCAGCGACGGCTTACACCATCCCGCCCGCGCCAAGCGGGTCGTTCAGTTGTTCATGTCAGGCGCGGCAAGTCAGGTGGATACCTTCGACTACAAACCCGAGTTGATTCGACGCCACGGTGAACGGTTCGACCCCGGCGGCAAGATCGAGTTGTTTCAGAGCAACCCCGGCAAAGTGATGCGCAGTCCCTGGAAGTTCCGGCCGCGGGGCGAGTGTGGGCGATTCGTGAGCGATTTGTTGCCCGAACTGGGCGGATGCGTGGACGACCTTTGTTTTTTGCACGCGATGACCTCAAAATCCAACGTGCATGGACCCGCCACCTTCCTGCAGGCCACCGGCTTTGTCAACCCCGGCTTCCCAGCGGCGGGAGCCTGGATCTCGCTGGCTTTAGGGTCAGACAACCAGGATTTGCCCACGTTCGTAGTCCTGCCCGACCAACGCGGCTTCGCCCCTAATGGACCGGCCAACTGGTCCTCTGGCTTCCTGCCAGCCGCCCATCAAGGCGTCATGATCCGTCCTAGCGCAGCCCGCCCCATCCTCGACCTCCACCCACCCGAAGAGGCCGGGTTGGACCCCGCGACCGACCGCGCTGGGCTCGACCTGCTGGATACCCTTAATCGCGCGCATCAGTCGCAGCGTCCGGGCGACTCCCGACTTGACGCCCGCATCGCCTCCTATGAACTGGCCGCCCGGCTCCAACTGGCCGCCCCCGAAGCGCTCGACGTGACCAACGAGTCGCCCGCGACCCGTCGCGCCTACGGACTCGACGACGAAACCACCGCCGACTTCGGACGCAACTGCCTGATCGCCCGACGATTACTGGAACGCGGCGTGCGGTTCGTTCAGGTCTGGAACGGAGCCGACAACGGTTTCCCGCGGCGCAACTGGGACTCGCACGAGGATTTAGCCCGCGATCATGCGATCATGGGTCGTTCGCTCGACCAACCCGCGGCGGCGTTGATCCGTGACCTCAAGGCCCGCGGCCTCCTGGACGAAACGATTGTGGTCTGGTGTACCGAGTTTGGTCGAATGCCCTGTTCCCAAGGAACCTTGGGACGCGACCACAACCCGCACGGCTTCACCGTCTTCGTGGCCGGCGGCGGCTTCAAGGGGGGAATCGCCTACGGACAAACCGATGAATGGTCGTATCGCGCCGTGGAACACCCCACCACGATCCACGACCTGCACGCCACGATTCTGCATCTGCTGGGCATTGATCACACCCGCCTCACCGTGCGGCACAACGGCATCAATCGACGCTTGACTGATGTTCATGGCGAGGTGCTATTCTCACTGCTCAACTCAGAGCCCCAAAAGGCTGTTGTGGACGGTTCCCGCGACCAAGGCTGA
- a CDS encoding class I SAM-dependent methyltransferase gives MTLPPGSESKSVPSVLTKFNPLFRIHDGYVLGRRARRLAELLAEVLPERTEVLDVGCGDGKIAAAIMRSRADVTITGLEVLVRPDAAIPMSVFDGRSLPYSDQSFDVVMFVDVLHHADDATALLREAVRVARCAVVIKDHRCESRMDNWTLRFMDYVGNARYGVALPYNYWSMDQWNAAFNEVGLRVSSWRSELGLYPAPASWVFGRSLHFLGVLETRKNL, from the coding sequence ATGACCCTACCCCCTGGTTCAGAATCGAAATCGGTTCCATCAGTGTTGACGAAGTTCAATCCGTTGTTCCGCATCCATGACGGGTATGTGCTAGGCCGTCGCGCCCGGCGGTTGGCCGAATTGTTGGCCGAGGTTCTGCCCGAGCGAACCGAAGTCCTTGATGTGGGTTGCGGAGACGGCAAAATCGCCGCAGCGATCATGCGGAGCCGTGCCGATGTAACGATCACCGGCCTGGAGGTCTTAGTGCGTCCTGACGCCGCCATTCCGATGAGCGTCTTCGATGGTCGTTCGTTGCCTTACTCTGATCAATCATTTGATGTCGTGATGTTCGTAGATGTACTGCATCATGCCGATGACGCGACCGCCCTGCTCCGCGAGGCGGTTCGGGTGGCCCGTTGCGCCGTCGTGATCAAGGACCACCGCTGCGAAAGTCGCATGGACAACTGGACTCTACGGTTCATGGATTACGTGGGCAACGCCCGCTACGGCGTGGCGTTGCCTTACAATTACTGGTCGATGGATCAGTGGAACGCTGCCTTCAACGAGGTTGGCTTGAGAGTGAGTTCGTGGCGATCCGAACTGGGGCTTTATCCTGCTCCGGCCTCTTGGGTCTTCGGGCGAAGTTTACATTTTCTGGGAGTATTAGAGACAAGAAAAAACTTATAA
- a CDS encoding class I SAM-dependent methyltransferase, translated as MTLPIRLPKDFQPNWDVWESAYLRFSTPEQERRKFHRRYRQLGVTEWPRDLEILEIFAGRGNGLVALSELGFTRLDGADLSPRLAAEYQGPHTIHVCDCRSLPLPDSSRDAVVVQGGLHHLINLPDDLNHTLAEVRRVLRPGGRFLAVEPWHTPFLGFVHFIAFTPFRKAWKKLDALATMIEHEAETYFNWLSRPVEILDLIDRFFVSEKTIIQSGKLLYLGLRK; from the coding sequence GTGACGCTTCCCATCCGTCTTCCCAAGGATTTTCAACCAAACTGGGACGTCTGGGAATCGGCCTACCTCCGATTCAGCACCCCGGAGCAGGAACGGCGCAAGTTCCATCGCCGTTACCGCCAGCTGGGCGTCACCGAGTGGCCGCGCGACCTAGAGATTCTCGAAATCTTCGCCGGACGCGGCAATGGATTGGTGGCCCTCTCCGAACTCGGATTCACCCGGCTCGACGGAGCTGACCTCTCCCCTCGGCTGGCCGCAGAGTATCAGGGCCCCCATACGATTCATGTGTGTGACTGCCGATCCTTGCCTCTACCCGATTCGAGCAGGGATGCCGTTGTGGTCCAGGGTGGCTTGCACCACCTGATCAACCTCCCTGACGACTTGAATCACACTCTCGCGGAGGTCCGAAGGGTTCTTCGCCCAGGCGGCCGCTTCCTCGCTGTCGAACCCTGGCATACCCCATTTTTGGGTTTTGTCCACTTTATAGCCTTCACTCCGTTCCGAAAGGCCTGGAAAAAACTGGACGCCCTTGCTACCATGATAGAACATGAAGCAGAAACTTACTTCAACTGGCTTTCACGGCCTGTCGAAATCTTGGATCTTATTGACCGCTTTTTTGTCAGTGAGAAAACAATCATTCAAAGCGGAAAACTTCTTTATCTTGGATTACGAAAATAA
- a CDS encoding glycosyltransferase family 2 protein: protein MASTSLSQPNTNVTRDTTESLPQDQPVGSSVSDQEPEVEVSVVIPCLNEHETIARCVEKALRAFREHGIAGEVVVADNGSTDGSRELAAQAGARVVPVTQRGYGNALMGGIAAAQGRFIVMGDADDSYDFGETPKFVAKLREGYDLVQGCRLPAGGGTVKPGAMPFLHRWLGNPALTALARVMFRIPFHDVYCGMRGFTKEFYQAIGQRCTGMEFATEMVVKSRIYKRKVTEVPITLWPDGRVVGKKHLRTFRDGWRTLRFYLLYSPRWLFWHPGLLLMAVGLIGYALALPGVTLGGITLDVHTLLVASLALLLGQQSAIFAVLATTYAINTGLRPSTPNVERFFRLFNLERGLALALGLMVAGLVCLAVAVGSWWSVNFGALDYAQTMRWVIPGVTLATLGAQTLFGSFLCSILSIGRTSE, encoded by the coding sequence ATGGCGTCCACATCCCTTTCCCAGCCCAACACTAACGTCACCCGCGATACCACGGAATCCCTCCCGCAGGACCAACCCGTTGGCTCGTCGGTCTCGGACCAGGAACCCGAGGTCGAGGTCTCGGTGGTCATTCCTTGCCTCAACGAACACGAAACCATTGCAAGGTGCGTTGAAAAAGCGTTGCGGGCCTTCCGCGAGCATGGGATCGCCGGGGAGGTGGTGGTGGCCGACAACGGCAGCACCGACGGCTCGCGTGAACTGGCCGCCCAGGCCGGAGCGCGGGTGGTGCCGGTGACTCAACGCGGTTACGGCAACGCCCTCATGGGCGGCATTGCCGCGGCCCAAGGGCGTTTCATCGTGATGGGCGACGCCGACGACTCCTACGACTTCGGCGAAACCCCCAAGTTCGTCGCCAAGCTCCGCGAAGGCTACGACCTGGTGCAAGGTTGCCGACTCCCTGCCGGCGGCGGTACCGTCAAACCAGGCGCGATGCCGTTTCTGCATCGCTGGTTGGGCAACCCTGCCTTGACCGCGTTGGCCCGCGTCATGTTCCGCATTCCGTTTCACGACGTCTATTGCGGGATGCGCGGCTTCACCAAAGAGTTCTATCAAGCGATTGGCCAACGCTGCACCGGGATGGAGTTTGCCACCGAGATGGTGGTCAAGTCGCGCATCTACAAGCGTAAGGTCACCGAGGTTCCGATCACCCTTTGGCCCGATGGCCGCGTGGTGGGCAAGAAGCACCTTCGTACCTTCCGGGACGGCTGGCGAACCCTGCGGTTTTACTTGCTCTACTCCCCCCGCTGGCTGTTCTGGCATCCCGGATTGCTGCTGATGGCGGTGGGGCTGATCGGCTACGCCCTGGCCCTGCCAGGCGTCACCCTGGGCGGAATTACTCTGGACGTCCACACCCTTTTGGTGGCCAGCCTTGCGCTGCTTTTGGGTCAACAGTCGGCGATCTTCGCGGTATTGGCGACCACCTACGCGATCAACACTGGTCTGAGACCCAGCACGCCCAACGTTGAACGGTTTTTCCGGCTTTTCAATTTGGAACGGGGTTTGGCGTTGGCGTTGGGGTTGATGGTCGCGGGTCTAGTCTGCCTGGCGGTGGCCGTCGGGTCGTGGTGGTCGGTCAACTTCGGCGCGTTGGACTACGCCCAAACGATGCGCTGGGTGATTCCGGGTGTGACCCTGGCCACCCTGGGCGCGCAGACTCTCTTTGGCAGCTTCCTGTGCAGCATCCTGAGCATTGGGAGAACTTCAGAATGA
- a CDS encoding glycosyltransferase family 2 protein, translating to MNPPRFSVIIPSYNAAPLVVQAVESVLAQTHAAHEILVIDDGSTDDTAACLEPYQDRIRYLHQSNAGVAAARNRGLAEATGDWIAFLDADDVWHPSKLARQARVIAEHPQVGLLATLCYDWPAAGHPELPSGSDHKIAIVPFESLVVRNQIVTSSVVARREVIDQVGGFDPRMQGPEDYDLWLRVAERAPVLLLETPLVGYRDQPVSLSKNAERMEQGMRLILDKLDERGHLRNRPWLRRKTRGYFQYTFGYLHYCIGNYQIAVRSMMMSFWFYPLPYERAHVRYTFGRARLLVAAFRKMLWG from the coding sequence ATGAATCCTCCCCGCTTTAGTGTAATTATCCCCAGTTATAACGCTGCGCCTTTGGTGGTCCAGGCTGTCGAGAGTGTGTTGGCACAGACGCACGCTGCTCACGAAATCCTCGTTATCGACGACGGTTCCACCGACGACACGGCCGCGTGTTTGGAACCCTATCAGGATCGAATTCGTTACCTTCATCAATCCAACGCCGGCGTTGCCGCTGCTCGCAACCGTGGACTCGCCGAAGCCACCGGCGACTGGATCGCCTTCCTCGACGCCGATGACGTTTGGCATCCCAGCAAGCTCGCCCGCCAAGCCCGCGTCATTGCTGAACATCCCCAAGTCGGACTTCTCGCCACCTTATGCTACGACTGGCCCGCTGCAGGCCACCCTGAACTCCCGAGTGGCTCCGATCACAAGATCGCCATTGTTCCTTTCGAGTCCCTAGTAGTGCGCAACCAAATTGTCACTTCCTCGGTGGTCGCGCGCCGCGAGGTGATCGACCAGGTTGGCGGGTTTGACCCACGGATGCAGGGGCCAGAAGACTACGATCTCTGGCTCCGTGTTGCCGAACGTGCTCCCGTCCTCCTCCTTGAAACTCCTCTGGTAGGCTACCGCGATCAGCCAGTTAGCCTGAGTAAAAACGCTGAACGCATGGAGCAGGGGATGCGGCTTATTCTCGACAAGCTCGACGAACGAGGACACCTCCGAAATCGTCCCTGGTTGCGACGCAAAACACGCGGATACTTTCAATACACCTTTGGTTATCTGCACTACTGCATAGGAAATTATCAAATAGCGGTTAGGAGTATGATGATGTCTTTTTGGTTCTACCCTTTGCCCTACGAACGAGCGCATGTCCGTTACACCTTCGGCCGGGCTCGGCTGCTGGTCGCCGCGTTTCGCAAGATGTTATGGGGATAA
- a CDS encoding glycosyltransferase family 4 protein, with product MNRLKIAVASSGLGHVTRGIETWAHDLAYALHARGHDVILYKGGGSPLVSFERVIPCWQRESQRTRTLLRWSPRRVRWRFGLGSPYAVEQTTFALRLLPILRRDRPHILHLQDPQIALVTHRAWRLGIIPTRILLAHGTEEPLDFLKRFDFLQHLAPFYHEEARRAGVDHPAWTAIPNFIDTEHFQPGTAPHMRRELGIPDEAVVVICVAAIKRHHKRIDFLLHEFAQTRAQRPDLPLWLIVAGGWETETNDLIALGQTLLGDRVRFLVRFPRERIPNLLQAADLFALTSLKEMMPIALLEAISTGLPCLVHHDPVLRWIIGTGGEALDLTRPGTLAQAIIRLADQPERRRELGRQARTHCLETFSTQAVVERIVNHYHRVMTFDPSASALKATIDP from the coding sequence ATGAATCGACTCAAGATCGCTGTGGCTTCCAGTGGTCTGGGCCACGTCACTCGCGGCATTGAAACCTGGGCTCATGACTTGGCTTACGCCCTGCACGCGCGTGGCCACGATGTGATCCTGTACAAGGGAGGCGGTTCCCCCCTCGTTTCCTTCGAACGAGTCATCCCGTGTTGGCAACGCGAGTCCCAACGGACCCGAACCCTGTTGCGCTGGTCGCCCCGCCGGGTCCGCTGGCGATTCGGCCTGGGATCCCCTTACGCGGTTGAGCAAACTACCTTCGCGCTTCGTCTGCTTCCCATTCTAAGGCGGGATCGCCCCCACATTCTTCATCTTCAAGACCCCCAAATTGCTTTAGTGACCCACCGTGCCTGGCGTTTGGGAATTATTCCCACCCGCATCCTGCTGGCCCACGGCACCGAGGAACCACTCGATTTTCTGAAGCGCTTCGACTTTCTTCAACATCTCGCCCCGTTCTACCACGAGGAAGCCCGACGAGCCGGAGTTGATCATCCCGCTTGGACCGCGATTCCCAACTTCATCGACACGGAACACTTTCAACCCGGAACCGCCCCCCACATGCGCCGCGAACTCGGCATCCCCGACGAAGCCGTGGTGGTGATTTGCGTCGCGGCGATCAAACGGCATCACAAACGTATTGACTTTCTGCTCCACGAATTCGCCCAGACACGCGCTCAGCGGCCTGATCTCCCCCTCTGGTTGATCGTCGCCGGCGGCTGGGAGACTGAAACCAACGATCTAATTGCCCTAGGGCAAACCCTGTTGGGAGACCGGGTGCGATTTCTAGTCCGCTTCCCTCGTGAACGAATCCCTAACCTTCTGCAAGCCGCCGATCTCTTCGCGTTGACCAGTCTCAAGGAAATGATGCCTATTGCTTTGTTGGAAGCCATCTCGACTGGTCTGCCCTGTCTGGTTCACCACGATCCAGTACTACGATGGATCATTGGAACCGGGGGGGAAGCTCTTGACCTCACCCGCCCTGGAACATTGGCCCAAGCGATCATTCGCTTGGCCGATCAACCGGAGCGTCGACGCGAGTTGGGCCGGCAGGCCAGAACCCATTGTCTGGAAACCTTTTCAACTCAGGCCGTGGTCGAGCGAATCGTGAACCACTACCATCGAGTGATGACGTTCGACCCCAGCGCCTCCGCCCTCAAGGCGACGATCGATCCATGA
- the wecB gene encoding non-hydrolyzing UDP-N-acetylglucosamine 2-epimerase, translated as MTTSYPAQFLAVAGTRPEVIKLAPVLMAFAERSAEAKAALGVTGQHRNLIDAALNLFGLTPAFDLNLMRPGQSPAEFMGRALVDLTTILQHHQPRPAALIVQGDTTTATAAAWTGFLSRLPVAHVEAGLRTRDRRQPFPEEINRRTIGLLADWHFAPTPRARDHLLAEGVASERVLVVGNTVVDALRWLQQRLTEADLPASARRVLDAGYRLVLVTAHRREAFGTPLRNVLLALRDLVMSFENVRILFPVHPNPAVQEATREHLAGVEQIQCVEPLNYRQFIAAMSRADLIVTDSGGVQEEASSLGVPTLVTRDQTERPEGVEVGLVRLVGTERRRIVAEAAALLGDSTRQTRPDRPLNLYGDGQAGRRIVAALLGDANPPPPFVPSIIPTNSSDECRYESTQDRCGFQWSGPRHSRH; from the coding sequence ATGACCACGTCCTACCCGGCACAGTTTCTAGCGGTTGCCGGAACTCGGCCCGAGGTGATCAAACTCGCGCCAGTGCTAATGGCGTTCGCCGAGCGTTCTGCAGAGGCCAAAGCAGCTCTTGGCGTGACCGGACAGCATCGCAACCTGATCGACGCTGCCCTGAACTTGTTCGGGTTGACGCCCGCGTTCGACCTGAACTTGATGCGGCCTGGTCAGTCTCCGGCCGAGTTCATGGGCCGCGCGTTGGTCGATCTAACGACGATCCTCCAACACCACCAACCCCGACCCGCAGCCTTAATCGTCCAGGGCGACACCACCACCGCCACCGCCGCTGCTTGGACCGGCTTTCTCTCGCGGCTGCCGGTTGCTCATGTCGAGGCGGGACTACGCACGCGGGATCGACGCCAACCGTTTCCGGAGGAGATCAACCGTCGCACTATCGGCCTCCTGGCCGATTGGCATTTCGCTCCCACTCCACGCGCTCGCGACCATCTTCTGGCCGAAGGTGTGGCTTCAGAACGTGTCCTGGTCGTAGGCAACACCGTGGTGGATGCTCTGCGATGGTTGCAACAACGGTTGACCGAGGCCGATCTACCCGCTTCCGCCCGCCGTGTCCTCGACGCCGGTTACCGCCTCGTCTTGGTCACTGCCCATCGGCGCGAGGCGTTCGGAACCCCACTCCGAAACGTCCTTTTGGCCCTTCGCGATCTCGTTATGTCGTTCGAGAATGTTCGCATTCTTTTCCCTGTTCATCCAAACCCTGCCGTTCAGGAAGCCACCCGCGAACACCTCGCTGGCGTCGAACAAATCCAATGTGTTGAACCACTGAACTACCGTCAGTTCATAGCGGCGATGAGTCGCGCGGATTTGATCGTGACTGACTCTGGAGGCGTTCAGGAGGAAGCCTCCAGTCTGGGCGTGCCGACCTTGGTGACGCGCGATCAGACGGAGCGTCCTGAAGGGGTGGAGGTCGGCTTGGTGCGTTTGGTCGGCACCGAACGCCGACGGATCGTTGCCGAAGCCGCAGCGTTGCTCGGCGACTCTACCCGACAGACTCGCCCCGACCGTCCACTGAACCTTTACGGCGATGGACAAGCCGGACGACGGATCGTCGCGGCTCTCTTGGGCGACGCCAATCCCCCCCCTCCATTCGTGCCTTCAATCATTCCCACCAACTCTTCCGATGAATGCCGTTATGAATCGACTCAAGATCGCTGTGGCTTCCAGTGGTCTGGGCCACGTCACTCGCGGCATTGA
- a CDS encoding ABC transporter ATP-binding protein, with amino-acid sequence MIVVEKVGKKYRVPLEGGPRTYYNYRTLRETLGLAFTRPAALLKSPPSQEFWALREVSFQVDSGEVFGIIGRNGAGKSTLLKILSRITQPTTGRIRYRGRVGSLLEVGTGFHPELTGRENIFLNGVILGMTRREVAARFDKIVAFAEVEKFLDMPVKRYSSGMYVRLAFAVAAHLDPEILLVDEVLAVGDTAFQKKCLDVMANVARSGRTVLFVSHNLSLVRDMCPKSLLLHQGRLRMIGPTEAVIAEYLSDAATQQGTWQAELDPHHHSEVRILGARILDSEGSPTGTIHCQESLKIEICYEILHPTVSFDVGVRVRNPSGVALFSSYDSDTGNPPPRPSPTGVGVSRCHIPAHLFPPGSYTVSVSIERLCKEHLDRHIDVFGFEVTQVGCVRFRRGGDDGREGALVPIFPWTGGVLDATEPKVGSNLNPFTRFDRHSFHSDNHLEETRPRPSESAT; translated from the coding sequence ATGATCGTTGTCGAGAAGGTTGGGAAGAAATACCGCGTTCCTCTGGAAGGCGGACCTCGAACCTATTACAACTATCGCACGCTTCGCGAAACCCTCGGGCTCGCTTTCACTCGCCCCGCCGCGCTGCTGAAATCGCCACCGTCTCAGGAGTTCTGGGCGCTGCGGGAGGTTAGTTTCCAGGTCGATTCAGGCGAGGTCTTCGGGATCATCGGCCGCAACGGCGCGGGAAAAAGCACTCTTCTCAAGATTCTTTCACGAATCACTCAGCCCACTACGGGGCGAATTCGATACCGGGGACGAGTTGGCAGTCTTCTCGAAGTCGGCACCGGGTTCCATCCGGAACTGACTGGCCGTGAGAACATTTTTCTCAATGGAGTCATTCTAGGAATGACCCGCCGAGAAGTCGCAGCGCGGTTCGATAAAATCGTCGCCTTCGCCGAGGTGGAGAAGTTTCTGGACATGCCGGTCAAACGCTACTCAAGCGGCATGTACGTCCGTCTGGCTTTCGCGGTCGCTGCGCATCTCGATCCGGAAATCCTCTTAGTTGACGAGGTGCTGGCGGTGGGCGACACCGCTTTCCAAAAAAAATGCCTCGACGTGATGGCCAACGTCGCCCGAAGCGGCCGGACCGTACTGTTTGTCTCCCACAACCTAAGTCTGGTGCGGGATATGTGCCCTAAGTCGCTCCTGCTCCATCAGGGACGCTTACGCATGATCGGTCCTACCGAGGCGGTGATCGCGGAGTATCTCTCCGACGCTGCCACCCAGCAAGGAACCTGGCAAGCCGAACTTGACCCGCACCATCATTCGGAAGTCCGAATCCTCGGCGCGCGGATTCTCGACTCGGAGGGGTCTCCAACCGGAACCATCCACTGCCAGGAATCTTTGAAAATTGAAATATGCTATGAAATTCTCCATCCTACGGTCTCCTTCGATGTGGGGGTGCGTGTCCGCAACCCCAGCGGAGTCGCCTTGTTCTCCAGCTACGACAGCGATACGGGCAATCCGCCTCCACGACCTTCCCCGACCGGGGTTGGAGTCTCGCGGTGCCACATCCCGGCCCATCTTTTCCCGCCAGGGTCCTACACGGTCAGCGTGTCGATTGAACGCCTTTGCAAGGAACATCTCGATCGTCATATCGACGTTTTTGGTTTCGAGGTGACCCAGGTGGGTTGCGTGCGGTTTCGAAGGGGTGGCGACGACGGACGCGAAGGTGCGTTGGTGCCGATCTTCCCCTGGACCGGCGGAGTTCTGGACGCGACTGAACCTAAGGTCGGCTCCAATCTCAATCCTTTCACTCGGTTTGATCGTCACAGTTTTCATTCCGACAATCACTTGGAGGAAACCCGTCCCCGACCGTCGGAGTCCGCGACATGA
- a CDS encoding ABC transporter permease, which produces MNALSLSTSSDAPPHHLPETLIEGGDRKQGLNLGELWNARELVILLAWRDIQVRYKQTVLGAAWAILQPLLMMVVFTIFFGRLAGLSEGPLPYSLFTLTGLLPWMMFATTVTAASNSVVGSERLITKVYFPRLAIPLASAGPAIVDFLVGISLVFVMGLYHGFVFGRATALPAWTAPLCLGLLAVELALAMGIGLWLATLNVMYRDARYVVPFLLQIWMFSTPTLYMQKPPDSGLPYLFWLANPMTPLLQGFRGLLFGLPIAKKELILATLVSGLVFASGVWFFRRFERQFADVI; this is translated from the coding sequence ATGAACGCGCTTAGCCTGTCGACCTCTTCGGACGCTCCACCGCATCACCTCCCGGAAACCCTAATTGAGGGCGGTGATCGAAAACAGGGTCTCAACCTTGGCGAATTGTGGAACGCGCGCGAATTGGTGATCTTGCTGGCCTGGCGTGACATTCAAGTTCGCTATAAACAAACCGTGCTGGGAGCCGCCTGGGCAATCCTGCAACCTTTGTTGATGATGGTCGTGTTCACCATTTTTTTCGGTCGTTTGGCCGGATTGAGCGAGGGACCGTTGCCCTACTCATTATTCACCCTCACGGGTCTTTTGCCGTGGATGATGTTCGCCACCACAGTGACGGCCGCCTCCAACAGCGTCGTGGGTTCTGAGCGTTTGATCACCAAAGTTTACTTCCCCCGGTTGGCGATCCCTCTAGCCTCCGCGGGACCAGCGATTGTGGATTTCCTCGTAGGGATCAGTCTTGTTTTCGTTATGGGTTTGTATCACGGATTCGTCTTTGGTCGAGCCACCGCTCTCCCCGCGTGGACCGCTCCCCTGTGCCTTGGGCTACTGGCGGTCGAACTTGCCCTGGCGATGGGAATTGGCCTATGGTTGGCCACGCTTAACGTGATGTACCGCGACGCCCGCTACGTTGTGCCGTTCCTCCTTCAAATCTGGATGTTCTCGACGCCCACCCTCTACATGCAGAAACCGCCCGACTCTGGGCTGCCCTACCTCTTCTGGCTGGCCAACCCCATGACGCCGCTGCTTCAAGGATTTCGCGGCCTCCTCTTCGGTTTGCCGATCGCTAAGAAGGAATTGATCTTGGCCACGCTCGTCTCAGGTTTGGTCTTCGCCTCGGGTGTCTGGTTCTTTCGCCGTTTTGAACGACAGTTCGCTGACGTGATCTAA